The Caloranaerobacter sp. TR13 genomic interval GGAAGCAGAACAAAAATTTAAAGAGATAAATGAAGCTTATGAAGTGTTGAGTGACTCAGAAAAAAGAGCGAGATACGATAGATTTGGGCATGCAGGTGTAAATGGCAATGCGGCAGGAGGATTTGGTCAAGGCTTTGGTGGATTCGAAGGCTTTGGTGGATTTGGTGATATATTTGATGATATTTTTGAAGCTTTTGGTGGAGGTTTTTCACGAAGAAGAAAAGCAGGACCTAGAAGAGGTGCCGATTTAAAATATACACTAGATTTAGAATTCGAAGAAGCAGCTTTTGGCACCCAAAAGGAAATAAAAATTAGACGAACTGAAGACTGTTCAGTATGTCATGGAACAGGTGCTAAACCAGGCACTAAGAAAACCACTTGTCCGAAGTGTAATGGTACAGGAGAAGTAAGATATGCTCACAATACGCCTTTTGGTCAGTTTGTGAATGTAAGAACTTGTGATAGATGTCATGGTACAGGAGAAATTATAGAAGTACCATGTTCGAATTGTGGAGGAACTGGCAAAGAACGCCGTTTAAAAAAGATAAATATAAAAATACCAGCAGGAGTAGATACAGGTTCAGTGATACCTCTTAGAGGAGAAGGGGAGCCTGGTGAAAAAGGAGGACCTCCAGGAGATTTATATGTTTATATAAATGTATTACCTCATGAAATC includes:
- the dnaJ gene encoding molecular chaperone DnaJ → MSNRDYYEILGVNKNASEQEIKKAYRKLAKKYHPDLNPGDKEAEQKFKEINEAYEVLSDSEKRARYDRFGHAGVNGNAAGGFGQGFGGFEGFGGFGDIFDDIFEAFGGGFSRRRKAGPRRGADLKYTLDLEFEEAAFGTQKEIKIRRTEDCSVCHGTGAKPGTKKTTCPKCNGTGEVRYAHNTPFGQFVNVRTCDRCHGTGEIIEVPCSNCGGTGKERRLKKINIKIPAGVDTGSVIPLRGEGEPGEKGGPPGDLYVYINVLPHEIFEREGNDVICEIPITFVQAALGATIEVPTLDGKVRYNIPEGTQTGTIFRLKNKGIPYIRGNGRGDQYVKVKVQVPKKLNEKQKQILREFAKATGDKVHEHKKGFFDKVKDAFGG